Proteins encoded within one genomic window of Alphaproteobacteria bacterium:
- a CDS encoding HlyD family secretion protein — protein sequence MSEAESKLKRDPTADGGAEVLTLEPPAHATRRRVRILPFVITLATLAVGGALGWETWKAYMGAPWTRDGTVRAYVVTMAPEVTGHIVELPIADNQFVHKGDLLMVIDPTNYRIAVDSADAALKQAEANAKNAETEATRRMKLSELAVSKEEQQIYETSAIAAQAQVLEAKANLDQAQVNLERTRIVSPVNGWVTNLAAQLGDYANIGQILISLVNADSFWIDGYFEEVNLRSIREGDAATIKLMGYDKPLRGHVASIARGINVANAQPNTQGVATVNPIFTWVRLAQRIPVRIAIDELPDGITLSAGMTATVQIEPRPQPPAK from the coding sequence ATGTCCGAGGCCGAATCGAAGCTGAAACGCGACCCGACCGCCGATGGCGGTGCAGAAGTATTGACGCTTGAGCCGCCGGCCCACGCGACGAGACGACGCGTCCGCATTCTTCCCTTCGTGATTACGCTGGCGACACTTGCAGTCGGTGGCGCTCTCGGTTGGGAAACGTGGAAGGCCTATATGGGCGCGCCATGGACGCGCGACGGCACCGTTCGCGCTTATGTCGTAACGATGGCGCCCGAAGTCACGGGGCACATCGTCGAGTTGCCGATTGCGGATAACCAGTTCGTACACAAGGGCGACCTGCTGATGGTGATCGACCCGACCAACTATCGAATCGCCGTCGACAGCGCCGACGCTGCACTGAAGCAGGCGGAGGCCAATGCGAAGAACGCTGAAACCGAGGCGACGCGTCGGATGAAACTCAGCGAGCTTGCCGTTTCCAAAGAGGAGCAGCAGATTTACGAGACGAGCGCCATAGCCGCCCAGGCCCAAGTCCTAGAGGCCAAGGCGAACCTCGACCAGGCGCAAGTGAACCTCGAGCGCACGCGGATTGTGTCGCCGGTCAATGGCTGGGTGACGAATCTGGCCGCCCAACTCGGCGACTACGCCAATATCGGCCAGATCCTGATTTCTCTTGTAAATGCCGACTCCTTCTGGATCGACGGCTATTTCGAGGAGGTCAATTTGCGCTCGATCCGCGAGGGCGACGCCGCGACGATCAAGCTCATGGGCTATGACAAACCCCTTCGCGGCCATGTCGCCAGCATCGCACGCGGCATCAATGTTGCAAACGCGCAGCCCAATACGCAGGGTGTCGCGACAGTCAACCCGATTTTCACGTGGGTGCGCCTCGCCCAGCGCATTCCAGTGCGCATTGCGATTGACGAGCTGCCCGACGGCATAACGCTTTCGGCGGGGATGACCGCCACCGTGCAAATCGAGCCCAGACCCCAGCCACCCGCTAAGTAA